GTGAAAATCAAAATCAAAAAGGGAAGCCAAAAATAAAGCTGCCCTCTTTGATCCTGCGACAATCTAATAAAGAAATATACACCCAATAACGTCAGCACATCGATAAAAATCATGTACTCGCTGAAGAAAATCTGTACAAATCTACTATTCATTCTTAGGAATTTGTGGGTGGAGGCTCGCAATGGTAAGGGCAGACCACATCACCTTCCTCATATTCATCTTCTGGATCACCCAGACCAACAGATACCAACTGTCCTTCCTGTAAATTAGCCGCACGCATCACTAATGCCAATTGGCCGGTATAGGCTACACCTTGCCCCGGATGAGACTTTTCAGCGGTTTCTTCAGTATATTCTGTCATGTAAAATTGGATCCCTCCTACTGAAGGATCTTCGTCAGCTTTAGCGAGAAGTCCCTCTAGCGTCTTTCTGGTTACAAAAATCCAGTCAGTCTGGTTGTCTTTGTCTTTGCCCTTCACTCCCTTCGCAGGCTTGCCCTTCTTGACTTCTTTGTCATACTTGTCTTTCATGCTTTCGAAGTCCTTCTTGTCGATTTTCATAGAAAAATGATTTTGTAAAAATTTGTAAATGATTAAATGATGTGGAAATATTTTCCCAAAAGATAAGGAATTTATCAGCGTCTTAGCAATAAAAACATGGATATACGGAATGAAGCCAGTACCCAATATCTCTTTGCTCACCTGGTCAGCAGACCGGTACTACGACTTCGCTCAGCACAAGTGACCGGAGACCTGCCTTTGCCGTCAGTCAGGCCGAAGCGGCCTTAATTCTAAAATTGAACCTTTCCTCTATTACTTGGCCCTCCTTACCGACAGAAAAGCGGATTTACCAAACAAAAAAAGGAGCGAATGGTGATTCGCTCCTTTTACTTTGGATAATAATTATCTGAGGTGATTAAGCCACTTTTTTGGTGTCTTTCTCTGCTTTTTCATGGTCTAGCTCTCTCTTCATCAAATCCACTACAATAGGTGTAGCGATGTAAATCGATGAATAAGTACCCACCAAAACACCGATAAACAAAGCGAATGAGAATCCTCGCAATACCTCACCACCAAATACCAGCAGCACGATCACTACGATCAAGGTGGTAAAGGAAGTGATCAAGGTACGACCCAAAGTCAGGTTGATCGCATCATTGAATACTTTCACCAGCTTATTGGTACCACGGGTCTCGATGTTCTCACGGATACGGTCAAATACGATCACTGTATCATTGATAGAGTAACCAATCACTGTCAATACCGCCGCGATAAATACCTGATCGATCTCGAATGTAGCTCCAAATGCACTCGCAATCGCAAATGCGGCAATCACAAACAAGGTATCGTGAACCAAGGCAATGATGGAAGCCAAAGAGAACTGCCACTTGCGGAATCTCAATAGGATGTAAAGGAAGATTACTACCAAGGCTACAATCATAGCCTCAGCGGAGGAAGCTTTGATATCATCTGCTACCGTAGCGCCCACTTTGGATGATCCGGTGATGGCAAATTGACCATCTGCAAGCGTAGTCGCATCTTCTGTAAATGACAAGCCTGTCACCGAAGCGATACCCTCTTTCACTTTGGATTCTACCTCAGCATTGGATTCAGCATCGTCTTCATTCACCAAGTAGGAAGTAGTTACTTTCAATACATTATTAGAACCATAGGTTTTCACTTCTACGGATCCTCCAAACTCAGAGTCCAGGCCAGTCTTCAATTCAGCAGCTGGAATAGCTTCTGTAAACTCCACAATATAAGAACGTCCTCCGGTGAAGTCTACACCGAATTTCAGCCCGTTCACAGCGGCTATACCAAGACCTAGCACAATAATTCCTGTGGAAATCAAGTAGGCAACTTTACGCTTGCTCAGGAAGTCAAAGTTCAGGGCACTCAAAGCATTTTTAGCAAATGGAGTGGCAAAGCTGATAGAACTGTTATCCCCTTTCTTACTCATCCAGGACACTATTACTCGGGTAATAAATACCGCAGAGAAGAATGAGGAGGCAATACCGATCATCAATACAATAGCAAATCCTTTTACCGGGCCTTGTCCCAATGCGTAAAGAATCGCACCGGTAAGGAATGTGGTTACATTGGAATCGAGAATTGCCGAGAATGCTTTATTGTAACCTGCATTGATCGCTACCATGAGACCGGAACCGTTTCTAAGTTCTTCCTTGATCCTTTCAAAGATCAATACGTTCGCATCAATGGACATACCAATGGTCAACACGATACCGGCAATACCTGGCAAGGTCAATGCTGCCCCTAGCTGAGCCAGGATGCCCAAGATAAAGAACACGTTGAACACCAAAGCGGCAATCGCGATGAATCCACCTTTAGCATAGTATGCCACCATGAACAATACTACGATAGTAAGGCCTGCCACCATAGAAAGTAAACCTTGATTCAAGGCCTCTTTACCCAAAGTCGGTCCGATGATGCTTTCTTCTACGATTTGCGTAGGAGCAGGGAGAGAACCAGACTTAAGGATATTTGCCAAATCCTGCGCTTCCTGCAAAGTAAAGTTGCCGGAAATCTCAGACTGACCGGTCGGGATTTCTCCGTTTACTACCGGAGCAGTGTACACATAGTCATCCAATACTACAGCGATTCTTCTTCCGATATTTTCAGAAGTTAATTTTCTCCATTTTCTGGCACCTTCTGCATTCATCTGCATGGATACCGCTGGTCTGGAAGTCTGGTCTAGCGTCTGACGGGCATCAGTCACCACATCTCCCTCCAGAGGAGCTTCGTCTGTACCTCTTTCAGCTTTGATCGCATAAAGCTCCAAAGTCTCAGATCCATCTTCAGCCACAAACGGCTTGACTCCCCATAGTAACTTAATGTCACGAGGAAGCATAGATACATAGTCTTCATTCTTGATGATCTTATTGATCTCCATGGTATCACGTAGATCATACGCCAAACCATAGTTTGGTTTCAACAGGCTGAAAAGCGGAGAAGTGGAATTACTGTTTGGATTAGCTGGGTC
This genomic window from Algoriphagus sp. TR-M9 contains:
- a CDS encoding molecular chaperone DnaK, which produces MKIDKKDFESMKDKYDKEVKKGKPAKGVKGKDKDNQTDWIFVTRKTLEGLLAKADEDPSVGGIQFYMTEYTEETAEKSHPGQGVAYTGQLALVMRAANLQEGQLVSVGLGDPEDEYEEGDVVCPYHCEPPPTNS
- the secDF gene encoding protein translocase subunit SecDF, whose translation is MQNKGVIVFLTVIITALCLYYLSFTFVSNNIQEKAQVYATDASGNVDFSQRQSYLDSIWREPVYNFLGADFTYQEVKETELGLGLDLQGGMHVTLEVSPVEIVKGLAGNPKDAAFNTSVDEAREEAKTSTEKYVDLFYAAWQRNNPDKNLSSIFATAANRGRISLESSDSEILEIIDNEVENAIERSFNILRTRIDRFGTSQPNIQRIQGSGRIQIELPGVDNQERVRNLLQGVAKLQFWEVVEVNEIGGSLETINSAWVAANKATTSTETATDSVATEPLSEEDSLKSALEEQLAEIDPANPNSNSTSPLFSLLKPNYGLAYDLRDTMEINKIIKNEDYVSMLPRDIKLLWGVKPFVAEDGSETLELYAIKAERGTDEAPLEGDVVTDARQTLDQTSRPAVSMQMNAEGARKWRKLTSENIGRRIAVVLDDYVYTAPVVNGEIPTGQSEISGNFTLQEAQDLANILKSGSLPAPTQIVEESIIGPTLGKEALNQGLLSMVAGLTIVVLFMVAYYAKGGFIAIAALVFNVFFILGILAQLGAALTLPGIAGIVLTIGMSIDANVLIFERIKEELRNGSGLMVAINAGYNKAFSAILDSNVTTFLTGAILYALGQGPVKGFAIVLMIGIASSFFSAVFITRVIVSWMSKKGDNSSISFATPFAKNALSALNFDFLSKRKVAYLISTGIIVLGLGIAAVNGLKFGVDFTGGRSYIVEFTEAIPAAELKTGLDSEFGGSVEVKTYGSNNVLKVTTSYLVNEDDAESNAEVESKVKEGIASVTGLSFTEDATTLADGQFAITGSSKVGATVADDIKASSAEAMIVALVVIFLYILLRFRKWQFSLASIIALVHDTLFVIAAFAIASAFGATFEIDQVFIAAVLTVIGYSINDTVIVFDRIRENIETRGTNKLVKVFNDAINLTLGRTLITSFTTLIVVIVLLVFGGEVLRGFSFALFIGVLVGTYSSIYIATPIVVDLMKRELDHEKAEKDTKKVA